Proteins encoded together in one Shewanella oneidensis MR-1 window:
- a CDS encoding alpha/beta hydrolase family protein, producing MKRILPLLLLWLSQPLFAEPVPQLPVEAFASIPDVSSVQLSPDGKKIASIVRVEQPKLKGTVVSILDLETGTKDVAIHTDNQKFVMLSLTWANDTTLLIKAEFPANRDGTPTTETRLVKYDLTTRKTSSVLAPSVIERLSWIPQHQGQIIDLMPDDSEHILLSLDGMGQKAGEDSVLKINLSQGKSSYIQNAKRNIIGWITDRQHKVRISIYNDDTEYRIYEQPEQKSESRLLWSFKAFSEDSIWPLGFDADPNILYVRAYHKGYEAIFKVNLTDPKLTKELVYANEDTDVEGDLIYSQLKKKVIGISEGDGEEYTFWDPEYAGLQNGLKAVLPNAHNYITQFSANERRYIVYSTSSTQPGTYYFGDRDEKVLFPIAERYSQLSTEQLADTQYLSYEARDKLKIDAYLTVPKGFKAKHLPTIIFPHGGPISYDSNDFDYWAQFFANRGYAVFRMNFRGSAGYGYEFMKAGLKSWGLEMQNDVEDGTRYLINQGISDPQRICIVGASYGGYAALMGAAMTPDLYRCAVSVAGVTDVANLVRSSRRFTNYEVVKEQIGDDFNVLYERSPISKADKITIPVLLLHGDKDRVVKVQHSREMFDELKSRKKNVEYIELENGGHYLSNNDHRLTTFKALDKFLADNLKTQL from the coding sequence ATGAAAAGGATTTTACCTCTACTGCTCCTGTGGCTGAGCCAGCCACTGTTTGCCGAACCAGTCCCCCAACTCCCTGTGGAAGCTTTTGCCAGCATTCCCGATGTGAGCTCAGTGCAATTATCACCCGATGGTAAAAAAATTGCCTCAATTGTTCGTGTCGAACAACCCAAACTCAAGGGAACCGTTGTCAGCATTCTCGACTTAGAAACGGGAACAAAAGACGTAGCAATTCATACCGATAACCAAAAATTTGTAATGCTGTCGCTCACGTGGGCAAATGACACGACATTGCTCATAAAAGCTGAGTTTCCAGCAAATCGTGATGGAACACCAACAACCGAAACTCGTCTAGTTAAGTACGATTTAACCACTAGAAAAACCTCGAGTGTACTCGCTCCTAGTGTTATCGAGCGACTTAGTTGGATCCCTCAACATCAGGGGCAAATTATCGATTTGATGCCTGATGACTCGGAACATATTCTGCTATCCCTTGATGGTATGGGCCAAAAAGCGGGGGAAGACAGCGTACTCAAAATCAATCTGTCACAGGGAAAGTCCTCCTATATTCAAAATGCTAAGCGTAATATCATCGGCTGGATTACCGACAGACAACATAAAGTCCGTATTTCCATCTATAACGATGATACTGAATACCGCATCTACGAACAGCCCGAGCAAAAATCCGAGTCTCGCTTGCTTTGGAGCTTTAAAGCCTTCTCCGAAGACAGCATCTGGCCACTGGGGTTTGATGCCGACCCCAATATTTTGTACGTACGCGCCTATCACAAGGGCTATGAAGCTATCTTTAAGGTGAACTTAACCGACCCAAAACTCACCAAGGAGCTGGTTTACGCCAACGAAGATACCGATGTTGAAGGCGATCTGATCTATTCACAACTCAAGAAAAAAGTCATTGGGATCAGTGAGGGCGATGGCGAGGAGTACACCTTCTGGGATCCTGAATATGCGGGTCTACAAAATGGGCTTAAAGCGGTATTACCCAATGCCCACAACTACATCACCCAATTTAGCGCCAATGAACGCCGCTATATCGTCTACTCCACCAGCTCGACTCAGCCAGGCACCTATTACTTTGGCGATAGGGATGAAAAGGTGCTATTTCCGATAGCCGAGAGATATAGCCAGCTCAGCACTGAACAACTCGCAGACACGCAATACTTAAGCTACGAAGCGCGGGATAAACTCAAAATTGATGCTTACCTTACTGTGCCTAAGGGCTTTAAGGCGAAACACCTACCGACCATTATCTTCCCGCACGGCGGCCCCATTAGTTACGACAGTAATGACTTCGATTACTGGGCACAGTTTTTTGCCAACCGCGGCTACGCAGTATTCCGGATGAACTTTAGGGGCTCTGCCGGCTACGGCTATGAGTTTATGAAAGCGGGACTCAAAAGCTGGGGACTCGAAATGCAAAACGATGTGGAAGACGGTACTCGCTATCTAATTAATCAAGGAATTAGCGATCCACAGCGTATCTGTATTGTTGGTGCGAGTTATGGTGGTTATGCCGCTCTAATGGGCGCTGCCATGACACCCGATCTGTATCGCTGCGCAGTGAGTGTCGCAGGGGTGACGGACGTAGCTAACTTGGTTAGATCCAGTCGCCGTTTTACCAATTATGAAGTCGTCAAAGAACAAATTGGCGATGACTTTAACGTCCTCTATGAACGTTCGCCCATCAGCAAAGCCGATAAAATCACTATCCCAGTATTACTACTGCATGGTGACAAGGACAGAGTGGTCAAGGTACAACACAGCCGCGAAATGTTTGACGAGCTAAAATCACGTAAGAAAAACGTCGAATATATTGAGCTTGAAAATGGTGGCCATTATTTGAGTAACAATGACCACAGGTTAACGACTTTCAAGGCGCTGGATAAGTTTTTAGCAGATAACCTAAAAACTCAGTTGTAG